The Xenopus tropicalis strain Nigerian chromosome 2, UCB_Xtro_10.0, whole genome shotgun sequence genome window below encodes:
- the gpr34 gene encoding probable G-protein coupled receptor 34 isoform X1, whose product MDTTIEPNNWSSQTSPLMNNFTIFTKYLSVEVANSSECKIEERSLGTALAVLYSIIFVFGLLGNILAIYVFLFIHSKRNSVQVYLLNTAIADLLLIICLPFRIMYHVSQNWKLGIVFCKVVGNLFYMNMYISIVLLGLISMDRYIKVKKSLRRNKVSDRKCSIQACCVLWIVAVVAVMFLIATQSSKKQSNSNLCFQYSDRKDEIWQAVFNYLLVLVFWIVFLSLILSYVKIAKNLFRISRERAHLPNAGRYSCTAQKSFFVLFIFTLCFVPYHTFRIAYITSQLQKHSCYWTDIIHKTNEIMLVFSALNSCLDPVMYFLLSSSIRKTVFQLICRVSRETGRSESNTSELHQVHNLTESICGPGHNIYSQSTTCSHGNQRRLYVKQS is encoded by the coding sequence ATGGATACTACTATAGAGCCTAACAACTGGTCGTCACAAACAAGTCCTCTAATGAATAATTTCACTATATTTACCAAATACCTCAGTGTAGAGGTTGCCAACAGTTCAGAATGCAAAATAGAGGAAAGATCCCTTGGGACTGCATTAGCTGTTTTATACAgcatcatttttgtttttggcCTGCTGGGTAATATCTTGGCCATTTATGTTTTTCTGTTCATTCACAGCAAGAGAAACTCAGTGCAAGTTTACCTTCTTAATACAGCCATTGCAGATCTTCTATTGATTATATGTCTTCCATTTCGGATAATGTACCATGTTTCTCAAAACTGGAAATTGGGCATAGTTTTCTGCAAAGTAGTCGGAAACCTCTTCTACATGAATATGTACATAAGCATTGTTCTTCTGGGCCTGATAAGTATGGATCGGTATATAAAAGTCAAAAAGTCACTACGCCGTAACAAAGTGTCTGACAGGAAATGCAGCATTCAGGCTTGCTGTGTGTTGTGGATAGTAGCAGTTGTGGCAGTCATGTTTCTCATAGCAACACAATCAAGCAAAAAACAATCAAATTCCAATTTATGCTTTCAGTACTCTGACAGAAAAGATGAAATTTGGCAAGCAGTATTTAACTACCTTCTTGTGTTGGTGTTTTGGATTGTATTTCTTTCACTAATACTCTCCTATGTGAAAATTGCAAAGAACCTTTTTAGGATTTCCAGGGAAAGAGCCCACCTACCGAATGCTGGAAGGTACAGCTGCACGGCACAGAAATCATTTTTTGTGCTCTTCATCTTCACTCTCTGCTTTGTGCCCTATCACACTTTCAGGATTGCATACATTACATCTCAGCTTCAAAAGCATTCCTGCTATTGGACAGACATTATTCACAAAACCAATGAGATCATGTTGGTCTTCTCTGCCTTAAATAGCTGCCTGGACCCAGTCATGTACTTTCTCTTATCAAGCAGCATCCGTAAAACGGTTTTTCAGTTGATTTGCAGAGTCAGTCGAGAGACAGGTCGGAGTGAGAGTAATACTTCAGAACTTCATCAAGTCCATAATTTAACTGAAAGTATTTGTGGGCCTGGACACAACATTTATTCTCAGAGCACCACATGTTCTCACGGTAACCAAAGGCGACTGTATGTTAAACAGAGCTAA